Genomic window (Moraxella haemolytica):
GATTGCGTTATACCCAAAACTCATCTCACGCATTGCCCCTTATGGCAAAGTATGTTTTGATGGCGAAGAATGTGACATTAACATCACCGTACTTGCTCCTGCTGTAGAAGGTGAGGCACGCCCTGGCGATATGCTGTATAAAGCAATCTGTGCAACTTGCCATGATGCAGGTTTGGTGGGTGCACCAAAGACTGGTACTTCTGATTGGGCGTCTCGCATTGCTAAAGGCACGGCGACTTTATATGACCACGCCATCAATGGCTTTAACGCCATGCCTGCTCGTGGTGGTGCTGACATCTCTGATGATGAAGTAAAAAATGCTGTAGATTACATCATCAGTCAGTCTAAATAACCTGTTGTTATGACCAAATGGCTTAGGTGGGCAGACTCACTTAGGCTATTTGGTTTTTTTATTATTGCTAAATTGTCAAGACGATGTGGCGAACTGGTGGCAAAATTTAGCAAGGTGGCGTCATTCATCAAAGTTTTAAACCGATTGATGAGTAATTGATTTGTCATTTCAACTTTCGCCTCCATATACATTACTTACTCTTAATGAAACGATATTTACATGACCAGTCCTGCTTTAAAGATTACCAACCTAAAAAAAACTTATCCCAATGGCTTTACCGCTCTAAAGGGCGTGGATTTGACCGTACCACAGGGCGAATTTTTTGCCTTGCTTGGGGCGAATGGGGCGGGCAAATCCACCATGATTGGGATTATCAGTTCGCTTTTTCCACCCACTGATGGCAAAGTGGAAATCTTTGGTATAGATTTACATAAACAGCCAAGCCTTGCCAAGTCCCAATTGGGTGTTGTTCCTCAAGAATTTAATTTTAATCAATTTGAACAATGCCTTGATATACTCATCACTCAAGCAGGTTACTATGGCATCAAAGAATCAGAGGCGTTGCCACGAGCTGAGTTTTTGCTCAAAGAGCTGGGGCTTTGGGATAAACGCCATACCAAATCACGCTCACTCTCTGGAGGCATGAAACGCCGTCTGATGATTGCTCGTGCCTTAATCCATCGACCCAAGCTCTTGATATTAGATGAGCCAACTGCAGGTGTGGACATTGAGCTTCGCCGTTCCATGTGGGATTTTATGGTGCGTATCAATAAGGAGGAGGGTGTCAGCATTATCCTAACAACGCATTATTTAGAAGAAGCTGAGCAGTTGTGCAGATATATCGCCATCTTAAATCATGGCGAGATTCTGATTAATACCGAGATGAAATCACTACTTACGCAGTTATCTTTAGAAACTTTTGTGTTTGATTTAAAAGATGAGCAGGCTACTTTGCCACAAATTAGCACTGCCCACCGTGTGCATCTGGCGGATAAAAAAACCTTAGAGATTACTTTGGATAAATCACAAAGTCTAAATGCGGTATTTATTGAATTAAATAACCTAAACATAGAAGTGCTAAGTATGAGAAATAAAGCCAACCGTTTAGAAGAATTATTTATGGGTGTGGTGGATAGTCATTTTCATCAGAATGGCGTGAACGAAGAGAACCGACTAAATGACAGAGAAGAATCATGAATACCCAATTTATTGCTTTTTATACCCTATTATGTAAAGAAATAAAACGCATTTTACGCATTTGGCCACAAACTTTATTACCCCCTGTCATTACCATGACGCTGTATTTTGTGATATTTGGGCAGATGATAGGCAGTAGAGTGGGGGAGATGGGCGGTGTTAGCTATATGCAGTTCATCGTACCAGGTCTGATTATGATGGCGGTGATTACCAATAGCTACTCGAATGTTGTCTCATCATTTTTTAGTACCAAATTTCATGGCAGTATTGATGAGCTTTTGGTATCGCCCATATCTAAGCACGCCATATTATTAGGTTATGTTTGTGGTGGCGTGTTTCGTGGGCTTGCCATCGCTTTGATTGTGAGTATTGTGGCATTATTCTTTACCAAATTGCCAATCGCTCATGTGCCAATCATGCTAATCACGGTTATTGGTACATCGGCATTATTTTCGTTGGGTGGATTGATTAATGCGGTATTTGCTCGCTCATTTGATGATATTTCTATCGTGCCAAGTTTTATTTTAACACCCCTAACATATTTGGGTGGGGTGTTTTATTCTTTAGAAAACTTATCGCCATTTTGGCAAAACTTATCGCTACTAAACCCCATCGTGTATATGGTAAATGCCTTTCGTTATGGTATTTTGGGGCATTCTGATGTCAATGTCGGTTATGCTTTACTGGCGATTTTGTTATTTTGTGTGATATTTTATGGTGTGGCGTATCAACTATTAAAAGATGGCAGACGCATCAGAATATCTTAATTTATAAATAAGACTTGATGGGGTGGGACTGACCACCTAAATTGATGGTATTAACTGATTTGTAAAAGGTAAAAAAATGAGTATTCATGGTGTATTGGGTGAAACCACAAGCTATCCTAAAACCTATGACCCTAGTATTTTATATCCCATTTCACGACAACTTGGGCGAAATGAGATCATCAAAGATGTGGGTTTTGACAAGGTCTATCACGGCGTGGATATGTGGCAAGCCTTTGAATTATCATGGCTAAGTCCTATTGGTGTATCACAAGTGGCGATGGCTCGATTGTTCATTCCTGCTGATTCGCCAAATATCGTAGAATCCAAATCCTTAAAATTATATCTAAATAGCCTAAATTTTACCAAATTTAGCACTGCTGACGAATTAAAAGCCACCCTGCAAAAAGACTTATCGGTCTGTGTGGGGGCTGATGTTGCTGTGGAAATCATCGGTTTAGATGGCAGTGAGTTAAATATTGCCAAGCCAATGGGGGTTTGTATTGATGGTGCGTTAGATGATGTGAATGAAGAACTGGTTTTAACTGATGATATTGACAGCAGTTTTTTAAAAAATACCAAGCGGGGCAAATTAACAACCCATCAATTCTATAGCAATCTGTTACGCTCGAACTGCCCTGTTACCAACCAACCTGACTGGGGGGTGGTGCAGATTGAGATGACCAGCGACCATCAAGTGGATTTTGGCAATGTTTTAAAGTATATTTTGTCATTTAGACAGCATAATGGTTTTCATGAACAGTGTGTGGAGCGAATCTTTGCTGATATGATGACATATTTTCAGCCAACATCGCTAAGAGTGCTTGCCAACTATACCCGCCGTGGAGGTATTGATATTAATCCTGTAAGGGTATTTAACAGTGAGGTGGGGCAGATTGGTCGAGTGGTGCGTCAATAATGCTAATCGCCTAAATATCAATAAGAAACCGCCTGCCCTTGTGAGAGTTGGCGGTTTCTATATGGATGATAAAAATAAACTTGTTAATAAAAAAACAGCCCTTAAAATATTAAGGGCTGTTTTTAGAATATTGGCACTCCATAGGGGATTCGAACCCCTGTTACCGCCGTGAAAGGGCGGTGTCCTAGGCCTCTAGACGAATGGAGCACAGGACTGTAAAGTTAATCAATGAATAATTACTTTACCAACTTTTGAACACTTTCACCGTATCTCTCAAAATTGGGGCTATTATATCAAGTTATTTTTATTCGTCAAGAATTTATTTTAAAAAATATTAAAATAATTTATAACTTGTTGATTTATATATATTTAATCTTTGAAATTGTTAAATTGTAATGGCACGCCAAAAGATTTTTCTTTCAATAACGCCATTGTTGCTTGCAAATTGTCTCTTTTTTTATCGGAAACACGCACTTTGTCGCCTTGAATGCTGGCTGAGACCTTTAAATCGCTCTCTTTGATGGTCTTGCTGATTTTTTTGGCGGTATCGCTGTCTAGCCCATCTTTTAGGTTGATGACTTGCTTGGTGTGTTTGCCTGACTGACTCTTTTCTTGGGGGTCTAGGGTTTGTAGATCCACGCCTCGCTTGATGAGCTGTTTTTCAAAGATGGCGTATACATTATCAGCCTGTAGTTCGTTATCAGTAGTGATGGTAACGGTTTTGGCTTTGTCATTCATCTCAACTGTGATATTACTGCCTTTAAAATCAAAGCGAGTGGCGATTTCTTTTTCGGTATTGCCGATGGCGTTACGCACTTCTTGGGCATTAAGTTCAGAAACGATGTCAAATGATGGCATAATATTTCCTCTTTGATGGGTGTTATGACAAGTTTTAGCAATCTGTTTTTTTGGATGTCTAAAGACTGGTAGAAATACTAAACCCTAGTCAAATATTGTAATCATATATTAAGGTTATGTTATCACACAATGCCATCAAAAGCGATGATTTTGTGATGAAAGGGGGTGTCTAAAAATGTGCACGAACTTTTGTTATTGGTTAGAGCTCTTTTTGGATTCTGCCCAATCTGAAAAATACGCTTTTTGGTTTGACTTCTTCGGAGTCCTATGTTGATCAACCTGCTTAATTCTATGTGAAAATTTGTAGTATGATTATACTGAGTTGGTTGATTTTTTGTTATTGCTATATTATAATAACCAAAAGATTAAATAATTTTAAATTTTATTGTTTTGCTGTATAAATAATTCCATTAAATACTTTTTTAACTCAATTAAAAATTATAAATCTCAAAAATTAGATTTACTTTTAAATTGCTCTCTACGATTGCGGCAAGACAATTTTTAAAAGCGTTTAATTTAACCAGTAAATGCTCATTAAAATATGTTTGACAGATAATTTATGATTGGCTTTTTTATCTGCCTTATTGAGTAGACTGATGTTTTTCTTTAGTAACTGGCTTTTGGCATTGTATTCTTGAATGTCTTGATAGTCAGAATGCACTCAAATGTGACCATTTGAATCTTTATGGTTTGATGACTCTTTTCGCCTTACTATTTTAAGCTGTCTAAAGGATGTTTTGGTTGCATCAATTAGCACGGTGTCAATATTAGTGTCTGTCCATAATGACTTTTGATGAGTTGTGCAAAATCTTTTATGCTTATTCGGTATGCTTTCTATCTATATGATGGTTTTGTATGCCGCACTTTCGTTAATCCCAAAGTCCTAGCTTGGATGAATGAACCTTGGTATTTTTGGCGGTAGTTTAAGGCTGTTATAAGTTTTTTTGGGATTATTTTGGCTTTCCATCGCTTGGTATAGACTCCTTGGCGTGGGTAAACATATGCTGATAGGTTGCTCGTTCTGTACCAAAGTAATGTTAAATGATATTTTGAATTAAATTGGTATTATGATTCTTTGGTTTAGGGGGTATCAAATTGTGTTGAGCTGAAGTTAATGTATAAATCTATTTGAGTTACTTAATTTAAAAAACTTAGAGAGTTGAATACTCATGAATGATAATTTTACAGAACTTGGAGCGATTACTTGGCTGTGGGCTAATTCTAATTTGCATAAGAATTGGACGCTTTCTCTCTTAACAACAAATGTTATTCCAGCAATTGAAACGAAGCAGTATGTACTGCTAAGAAGAGATAATATGCCTGTAGCATATTGTAGTTGGGCTAAGCTTAGTTTGGAAAATGAGGTTAAATATATTAACGATGTTACCTCTCTTAAGTTGGAAGATTGGCAGTCGGGTAATCGAAACTGGTTTATTGACTGGATTACCCCATTTGGCGATAGTCTGAGACTGACAAAACACATGAGAGAGTTGTTTGCAGATGAATTGTTTAGAGCTATCCGTGTGGAAGAAAATTCGTCGCATGGTAAGATAACTGAATTCCATGGAAAATCTGTTGATCCAAAGTTGGCCTCAAAAATGTTTGCGCAATACCACGAAGATCTGATGAGCAAACTATCAACTCAGAATAATTTTATTATATCTAAAGATAATTAATTCAAACCTTTTTAAAACAATTAGGGTAAATAGCCATGTCTAAAATAAATGTAATTAAAACTAATATTCAAGCCAGTTTAAGCTCCACTAAGTCTGGACTAAAAAGTCTTTATTTGGCCATTCCTAAGGACTATGATCTGCAAAAGGAAGGGAGCTTAAATAACTTCATCAAAGCTGCCGATGAGTTAGGAATTGCTCGTTTGGCAGAAGAGCCTAATCACACTGAAACAGCAAAAAAATCTATTGATACGGCAAATCAGCTACTCTCTCTTACACAAACCGGTGTTGCTATCTCTGCAACAAAACTAGATGAACTCTTAAAAAAACATTCTGCCAATAAGTTGGCACAAGGGCTGAAAAGTGCAGAGAATATTGATCATCAATT
Coding sequences:
- a CDS encoding toxin-activating lysine-acyltransferase, whose protein sequence is MNDNFTELGAITWLWANSNLHKNWTLSLLTTNVIPAIETKQYVLLRRDNMPVAYCSWAKLSLENEVKYINDVTSLKLEDWQSGNRNWFIDWITPFGDSLRLTKHMRELFADELFRAIRVEENSSHGKITEFHGKSVDPKLASKMFAQYHEDLMSKLSTQNNFIISKDN
- a CDS encoding ABC transporter ATP-binding protein codes for the protein MTSPALKITNLKKTYPNGFTALKGVDLTVPQGEFFALLGANGAGKSTMIGIISSLFPPTDGKVEIFGIDLHKQPSLAKSQLGVVPQEFNFNQFEQCLDILITQAGYYGIKESEALPRAEFLLKELGLWDKRHTKSRSLSGGMKRRLMIARALIHRPKLLILDEPTAGVDIELRRSMWDFMVRINKEEGVSIILTTHYLEEAEQLCRYIAILNHGEILINTEMKSLLTQLSLETFVFDLKDEQATLPQISTAHRVHLADKKTLEITLDKSQSLNAVFIELNNLNIEVLSMRNKANRLEELFMGVVDSHFHQNGVNEENRLNDREES
- a CDS encoding YajQ family cyclic di-GMP-binding protein; translated protein: MPSFDIVSELNAQEVRNAIGNTEKEIATRFDFKGSNITVEMNDKAKTVTITTDNELQADNVYAIFEKQLIKRGVDLQTLDPQEKSQSGKHTKQVINLKDGLDSDTAKKISKTIKESDLKVSASIQGDKVRVSDKKRDNLQATMALLKEKSFGVPLQFNNFKD
- a CDS encoding c-type cytochrome; its protein translation is MMTMKKIVMLSAAATLAIFTMASQAQEATQPTTTKEVAKTQEVAASDNPQKSAESIPEDSEQVKKLIALYPKLISRIAPYGKVCFDGEECDINITVLAPAVEGEARPGDMLYKAICATCHDAGLVGAPKTGTSDWASRIAKGTATLYDHAINGFNAMPARGGADISDDEVKNAVDYIISQSK
- the queF gene encoding NADPH-dependent 7-cyano-7-deazaguanine reductase QueF (Catalyzes the NADPH-dependent reduction of 7-cyano-7-deazaguanine (preQ0) to 7-aminomethyl-7-deazaguanine (preQ1) in queuosine biosynthesis), with translation MSIHGVLGETTSYPKTYDPSILYPISRQLGRNEIIKDVGFDKVYHGVDMWQAFELSWLSPIGVSQVAMARLFIPADSPNIVESKSLKLYLNSLNFTKFSTADELKATLQKDLSVCVGADVAVEIIGLDGSELNIAKPMGVCIDGALDDVNEELVLTDDIDSSFLKNTKRGKLTTHQFYSNLLRSNCPVTNQPDWGVVQIEMTSDHQVDFGNVLKYILSFRQHNGFHEQCVERIFADMMTYFQPTSLRVLANYTRRGGIDINPVRVFNSEVGQIGRVVRQ
- a CDS encoding ABC transporter permease, producing the protein MNTQFIAFYTLLCKEIKRILRIWPQTLLPPVITMTLYFVIFGQMIGSRVGEMGGVSYMQFIVPGLIMMAVITNSYSNVVSSFFSTKFHGSIDELLVSPISKHAILLGYVCGGVFRGLAIALIVSIVALFFTKLPIAHVPIMLITVIGTSALFSLGGLINAVFARSFDDISIVPSFILTPLTYLGGVFYSLENLSPFWQNLSLLNPIVYMVNAFRYGILGHSDVNVGYALLAILLFCVIFYGVAYQLLKDGRRIRIS